Proteins encoded within one genomic window of Balaenoptera ricei isolate mBalRic1 chromosome 10, mBalRic1.hap2, whole genome shotgun sequence:
- the PIANP gene encoding PILR alpha-associated neural protein, producing the protein MESRMWPALLLSHLLPLWPLLLLPLPPPAQGSSSSPRTPPAPARPPCARGGPSAPRHVCVWERAPPPSRSPRVPRSRRQVLPGTSPPATPSGFEEGPPSSQYPWAIVWGPTVSREDGGDPNSANPGFLPLDYGFAAPHGLATPHPNSDSMRGDGDGLSLGEAPATLRPVLFGGRGEGVDPQLYVTITISVIIVLVATGIIFKFCWDRSQKRRRPSGQQGALRQEESQQPLTDLSPAGVTVLGAFGDSPTPTPDHEEPRGGPRPGMPQPKGAPAFQLNRIPLVNL; encoded by the exons ATGGAGTCCAGAATGTG GCCTGCACTGCTGCTGTcccatctcctccctctctgGCCACTGCTGTTGCTGCCCCTCCCACCGCCTGCTCAaggttcctcctcctcccctcggACCCCGCCAGCCCCAGCCCGGCCCCCCTGTGCCCGGGGAGGGCCCTCAGCCCCACGCCATGTGTGCGTGTGGGAGCGGGCACCTCCACCAAGCCGCTCCCCGCGGGTCCCAAGATCACGTCGGCAAGTCCTGCCGGGCACCTCGCCCCCGGCCACCCCATCAGGCTTTGAAGAGGGGCCACCCTCATCCCAGTACCCCTGGGCTATTGTGTGGGGTCCTACAGTGTCTCGAGAGGATGGGGGGGACCCCAACTCTGCCAATCCTGGATTTCTGCCCCTGGACTATGGTTTTGCAGCCCCGCATGGGCTGGCCACCCCACACCCCAACTCAGACTCCATGCGGGGTGATGGAGATGGGCTTAGCCTTGGAGAAGCACCTGCCACCCTGCGGCCGGTCCTGTTTGGGGGCCGCGGGGAAG GTGTGGACCCTCAGCTCTATGTCACAATTACCATCTCCGTCATCATTGTTCTCGTGGCCACTGGCATCATCTTCAAGTTCTG CTGGGACCGCAGCCAGAAGCGGCGCAGGCCCTCTGGGCAGCAAGgtgccctgaggcaggaggagagCCAGCAGCCCTTGACAGACCTGTCCCCAGCCGGGGTCACTGTGCTGGGGGCCTTCGGGGActcgcccacccccacccctgaccACGAGGAGCCCCGAGGGGGACCCCGGCCTGGGATGCCCCAGCCCAAGGGGGCTCCAGCCTTCCAGCTGAACCG GATTCCCTTGGTGAATCTGTGA